Proteins from a genomic interval of Arvicola amphibius chromosome 10, mArvAmp1.2, whole genome shotgun sequence:
- the Ap1s1 gene encoding AP-1 complex subunit sigma-1A has protein sequence MMRFMLLFSRQGKLRLQKWYLATSDKERKKMVRELMQVVLARKPKMCSFLEWRDLKVVYKRYASLYFCCAIEGQDNELITLELIHRYVELLDKYFGSVCELDIIFNFEKAYFILDEFLMGGDVQDTSKKSVLKAIEQADLLQEEDESPRSVLEEMGLA, from the exons atGCGATTCATGCTACTGTTCAGCCGACAGGGGAAGCTCCGACTGCAGAAATGGTACCTGGCCACCTCagacaaggagaggaagaaaatggtCCGGGAACTCATGCAGGTTGTGCTGGCTCGAAAGCCTAAAATGTGCAGCTTCCTGGAGTGGAGGGACCTCAAAGTCGTCTACAAGAG ATACGCCAGTCTGTATTTCTGCTGCGCCATTGAAGGTCAAGACAACGAACTGATCACGCTGGAGCTGATCCACCGATACGTGGAGCTCTTGGACAAGTACTTTGGCAGC gTGTGCGAGCTGGATATCATCTTCAACTTTGAGAAAGCCTACTTTATCCTGGATGAGTTTCTGATGGGTGGGGATGTCCAGGACACCTCCAAGAAGAGTGTGCTTAAGGCCATTGAGCAGGCCGACCTGCTACAGGAG GAGGATGAGTCGCCGCGCAGTGTCCTGGAGGAGATGGGCCTGGCATAG
- the Vgf gene encoding neurosecretory protein VGF translates to MKTLTLPASVLFCFLILIQGLEAAPPGRSDAYPPPLGSELKEQVAEDAVSRPKDDSVPEVRAARNSEPQDQGELFQGVDPRALAAVLLQALDRPASPPAVPGGSQQGTPEEAAEALLTESVRSQTHSLPAPEIQVPAAAPPRPQTQDNDPEADDRSEELEALASLLQELRDFSPSNAKRQQETTAAETETRTHTLTRVNLESPGPERVWRASWGEFQARVPERAPLSPPVPSQFQARMPESAPLPETHQFGEGVASPKTHLGETLTPLSKAYQSLGGPFPKVRRLEGSLLGGSEAGERLLQQGLAQVEAGRRQAEATRQAAAQEERLADLASDLLLQYLLQGGARQRDLGGRGLQETQQERESEREEEAEQERRDGGEDELEEEDEEAAEAEAEAEEAERARQNSLLFAEEEDGEAGAEDKRSQEEAPGHRRKDVEGAEEGGEEDDDDEEMDPQTIDSLIELSTKLHLPADDVVSIIEEVEEKRKRKKNAPPEPVPPPRAAPAPTHVRSPPPPPPAPARDELPDWNEVLPPWDREENEVYPPGPYHPFPNYIRPRTLQPPASSRRRHFHHALPPARHHPDLEAQARRAQEEADAEERRLQEQEELENYIEHVLLRRP, encoded by the coding sequence ATGAAAACCCTCACGTTGCCGGCATCCgtcctcttctgcttccttatACTGATCCAGGGATTGGAAGCAGCGCCCCCCGGGCGCTCCGATGCTTATCCTCCTCCCCTCGGCTCTGAGCTTAAAGAGCAGGTAGCTGAGGACGCAGTGTCCCGGCCAAAGGATGACAGCGTCCCAGAGGTCCGAGCCGCTCGGAATTCCGAGCCTCAGGACCAGGGAGAGCTCTTCCAGGGCGTGGATCCCCGGGCGCTGGCCGCGGTACTGTTGCAGGCACTGGACCGTCCGGCCTCGCCCCCGGCGGTCCCAGGAGGTTCCCAGCAGGGAACACCCGAGGAAGCAGCAGAAGCTCTGTTGACGGAGTCCGTGCGCAGTCAGACCCACAGCCTCCCGGCACCAGAGATCCAAGTGCCCGCTGCAGCCCCCCCTCGCCCTCAGACTCAGGACAACGATCCCGAGGCCGATGACCGCTCAGAAGAGCTGGAGGCGCTAGCATCCTTGCTCCAAGAACTTCGAGATTTCAGTCCGAGCAATGCTAAGCGCCAGCAAGAGACGACCGCAGCAGAGACGGAAACCCGCACGCACACGCTGACCCGAGTCAATCTGGAGAGCCCCGGGCCAGAGCGCGTATGGCGCGCTTCCTGGGGAGAGTTCCAGGCGCGCGTCCCGGAGCGCGCTCCTCTGTCACCCCCGGTCCCTTCGCAATTCCAGGCTCGAATGCCCGAAAGTGCTCCCCTTCCCGAAACCCATCAGTTCGGGGAAGGGGTGGCCTCCCCTAAAACACATCTAGGTGAGACTTTGACACCCTTATCTAAGGCGTACCAAAGCCTAGGTGGCCCCTTCCCCAAGGTGCGCCGGCTCGAGGGCTCACTCTTGGGCGGCTCAGAGGCTGGAGAGCGCCTGCTTCAGCAAGGGCTGGctcaggtagaggcagggaggagacaggCGGAGGCCACCCGGCAAGCCGCAGCGCAAGAAGAGCGGCTGGCCGACCTCGCCTCCGACCTGCTGCTCCAGTATCTGCTGCAGGGCGGAGCCCGGCAGCGCGATCTCGGGGGTCGCGGGCTGCAGGAGACGCAGCAAGAGCGGGAGAgcgagagggaggaggaggcggagcaGGAGAGACGCGATGGTGGGGAGGACGagctggaggaagaggatgaggaggcggcggaggcggaggcagaggcagaggaggcggaGAGGGCGCGGCAGAACTCGCTCCTGTTCGCCGAGGAGGAGGACGGGGAAGCCGGAGCCGAGGACAAACGCTCCCAGGAGGAGGCGCCAGGCCATCGGCGGAAGGATGTAgagggggcagaggagggaggggaagaggacgACGACGACGAGGAGATGGATCCGCAGACGATCGATAGCCTCATTGAACTGTCCACCAAACTCCACCTGCCAGCCGACGATGTGGTCAGCATCATCGAAGAGGTGGAGGAAAAACGGAAGCGGAAGAAGAACGCCCCTCCCGAGCCGGTGCCGCCCCCCCGGGCCGCCCCAGCCCCCACTCATGTCCGCTCCCCACCGCCCCCACCTCCCGCCCCGGCCCGGGATGAGTTGCCAGACTGGAACGAAGTGCTCCCACCCTGGGATCGGGAGGAGAATGAGGTGTATCCCCCGGGGCCCTATCACCCCTTCCCCAACTACATTCGGCCGCGGACACTGCAGCCACCCGCATCCTCCCGCCGCCGTCACTTCCACCACGCGTTGCCACCTGCGCGCCACCATCCCGACCTGGAGGCCCAGGCCAGGCGCGCGCAGGAGGAGGCGGACGCGGAGGAGCGCCGgctgcaggagcaggaggagctggagaatTACATCGAGCACGTGCTGCTGCGCCGCCCGTGA